In Desulfovibrio sp., the sequence GAACCAAGGTTCCACAGGTGGGCATCATCGCCCTCGCCAGCGGAGGCTGGCCCAAAGCGATCGGTGACCATCTTGAGGATGAGCGCCTCAACGCTGTTGTCGGGCGCGGCATAATCCAGCTCAAGAAAGCCCAGCGGCGCAGGGTCGCCGGGGCCATAGCAGATGGCCATCTGGCGCGCGCCGGGGGCAACCTTGGAGGCGTCGTAGAGGTCGCAGATGTAAGCGTTGTCCTCACGCGTGACCGTGGCGCCGTACTGCTTGAGGGCCGCACGCATGGAGTTTCTGTCCGTATTGTCCAGCCGCTGGCCGAACAGCACGGCCTCTGGGCGTGTGGGTTCGGCGCGGGCCATTTCTTCCAGATCCTTCATGGCGTTGGTGTCGCCGTTCATGGCGGCGGCATAGAGCAGCAGTACCGCACGCGCTGGGTTCTTGGTCACGCCCTGCCCGCTGCGGTAAAAATGCCCAAGCCGGAACAACGCCTCTGTCTGCTGCTGTGCGGCAGCACGGCTGTACCACGCCGCTGCGGCCTTGAAATCTTGCGATACTCCCCGGCCAAGCTCGTACAGCATACCCAGATTGTACTGGGCTTCGGGCTGGCCCTGCCGGGCGGCAAGGTCAAACCAGCGGGCGGCCTCGGCGGGGTTGGCCTCTATGCCGCGCCCCTGCTCGAGCATACGGCCATAGTTGCTCATGCCAGAGGGGTGGCCGGTCTTGGCCGATTCGGCAAACCAGTGCAGTGCCCGGCCCATGTCGGGCTCCACGCCCTGACCAAGGTCGTACAGTACGCCAAGGTTGTTCATGGCCTGACCGTCGCCCGCTTCGGCATGTTTGCGCCAGATGCTCTCTGCCGTGGCATAGTCGCCCTTGGCGTAGGCCATGGCGGCTTCCTCTGCCTGGGTGGGGGGGGCGTTTTTT encodes:
- a CDS encoding tetratricopeptide repeat protein; this encodes KNAPPTQAEEAAMAYAKGDYATAESIWRKHAEAGDGQAMNNLGVLYDLGQGVEPDMGRALHWFAESAKTGHPSGMSNYGRMLEQGRGIEANPAEAARWFDLAARQGQPEAQYNLGMLYELGRGVSQDFKAAAAWYSRAAAQQQTEALFRLGHFYRSGQGVTKNPARAVLLLYAAAMNGDTNAMKDLEEMARAEPTRPEAVLFGQRLDNTDRNSMRAALKQYGATVTREDNAYICDLYDASKVAPGARQMAICYGPGDPAPLGFLELDYAAPDNSVEALILKMVTDRFGPASAGEGDDAHLWNLGSVVVATRYEPTRGQFSLMYMVPRVYHLTRQR